In a genomic window of Methanosarcina horonobensis HB-1 = JCM 15518:
- a CDS encoding right-handed parallel beta-helix repeat-containing protein, with product MTTLELRPGTFQQSTFTKVGYDQHYDSIFLNSGAYKVTIPLKLNSGTAITKDPDVEPATITLASAVTETVFPSMTPIFGQAKTTIQDILLENITFDGNAAAQTVTWGKGFHNLVGILRGKNIVIRGCTAGNSQGDIARLIDCEDIEFYENTVLGGGHDGLYVERSTGVEAWKNKIYARVNSGLRSKGSKGVYFHDNDIQRSPAYNPSTGPLIQVENSRANETTSDVVIENNYLAYARGPGIWAAGHSTIALDAAKDLVIKGNTIVDCGQMPVSIEAVAKVCGISVDGWDQVRIENNLIDGNFGGGIHFSPYLTTSAGTGYRATVKGNTICNTKKNLKGSGGAAIANAGKYILEIDGNRYYGNISDGLTGTNPLFDPCEPEIPDTVGDGEPVGRSAFVFLSCPADQIQAVRNAVPEKRIFVRE from the coding sequence ATGACTACTTTAGAACTCCGTCCAGGCACTTTCCAACAGTCTACATTCACAAAAGTCGGCTACGATCAACACTACGACTCGATTTTCTTGAATTCTGGAGCTTACAAAGTCACAATTCCTCTGAAACTGAATTCCGGGACTGCAATAACGAAAGATCCGGATGTCGAGCCTGCAACAATAACGCTGGCATCTGCCGTAACTGAAACTGTTTTCCCCTCGATGACTCCTATTTTTGGGCAGGCAAAAACGACCATCCAAGACATCCTTCTTGAAAACATTACATTCGATGGGAACGCAGCAGCACAAACTGTTACGTGGGGCAAGGGATTTCATAATCTCGTAGGTATCCTCCGCGGGAAAAATATCGTAATTCGGGGGTGCACAGCGGGCAACTCTCAGGGAGACATAGCCAGGCTTATTGACTGTGAGGATATAGAATTTTACGAAAACACTGTGTTGGGGGGCGGACATGACGGTCTATACGTCGAACGCAGTACGGGAGTTGAAGCATGGAAAAATAAAATTTACGCCCGTGTCAATAGCGGTCTACGTTCCAAAGGAAGCAAAGGAGTATACTTCCACGACAACGATATCCAGCGTTCGCCTGCTTACAATCCATCAACGGGCCCCTTGATCCAAGTCGAAAACTCCCGAGCAAATGAAACGACGTCAGATGTCGTCATTGAAAATAATTATCTTGCATATGCTAGAGGTCCTGGGATTTGGGCAGCAGGACACTCCACAATCGCTCTAGATGCTGCAAAGGATCTCGTCATCAAGGGCAATACAATAGTGGACTGTGGTCAAATGCCTGTATCCATCGAGGCTGTTGCAAAAGTCTGCGGAATATCGGTTGACGGTTGGGACCAAGTCAGAATAGAAAACAACCTGATTGACGGAAATTTTGGTGGTGGGATACACTTTTCCCCGTATCTAACTACCTCAGCCGGGACAGGATACCGGGCAACTGTCAAGGGGAACACCATTTGCAACACAAAAAAGAATCTGAAAGGGTCAGGTGGTGCGGCAATCGCAAACGCAGGAAAGTACATCCTCGAAATTGACGGCAACAGGTACTATGGCAATATCTCTGATGGACTGACAGGGACCAATCCCCTATTTGATCCCTGTGAGCCGGAAATACCTGATACCGTAGGGGACGGGGAGCCTGTCGGAAGATCTGCGTTTGTTTTTTTGTCCTGCCCGGCTGATCAGATTCAGGCTGTCCGAAATGCAGTACCTGAAAAAAGAATTTTTGTGAGGGAATAA
- a CDS encoding Mu-like prophage major head subunit gpT family protein: MGVNTPSDFPYHIVNAARTTFNKEFREGQIDETWKSLCTEVPSTKSKEVYAMLGATPKMREWIDERLPKLIKEYGFEILNKKYEASIAITEEAIEDDQTGQIMLAIRDLANEARRFPGERAMEVLVGGVSAECYDGQYFFDTDHSEGASGTQSNDLTLELTSDNLATVRATMLRYKDDKGKPMGIVGDTLIVPPELEKTSLELIGATEIARYVASGTDSAPTINVHRGKYTVIVNPFITDVDSWYFACCNRPTKPLIYQTRRAPRFITLGGTGSVSDDWFNSGVIKMGVDARFNIGYGNWRYCIACVPTS, encoded by the coding sequence ATGGGCGTCAATACACCATCTGATTTCCCGTACCACATCGTCAACGCTGCAAGGACGACCTTCAACAAGGAATTCCGGGAAGGACAGATTGACGAAACTTGGAAGAGTCTCTGCACAGAAGTGCCATCTACCAAGAGCAAGGAAGTCTATGCCATGCTCGGAGCTACTCCCAAAATGAGAGAGTGGATTGACGAGCGTCTGCCGAAACTCATCAAGGAATACGGTTTCGAAATCCTCAACAAGAAATATGAAGCTTCTATTGCCATCACAGAGGAAGCAATTGAGGACGACCAGACCGGACAGATCATGCTGGCAATCAGGGATCTTGCAAACGAGGCTCGCAGGTTCCCAGGCGAAAGAGCAATGGAAGTCCTGGTTGGCGGGGTTTCTGCTGAGTGCTACGATGGGCAGTACTTCTTCGACACTGACCACTCTGAAGGTGCATCCGGAACTCAGTCAAATGACCTTACCCTGGAACTGACATCTGACAACCTGGCGACCGTCAGAGCAACAATGCTCCGCTACAAGGATGACAAGGGCAAGCCTATGGGAATTGTGGGTGACACTCTTATCGTACCTCCAGAGCTCGAAAAAACCTCTCTGGAACTCATCGGAGCTACGGAGATCGCCAGGTACGTCGCATCCGGAACTGACAGCGCACCTACAATCAACGTTCACAGGGGCAAGTACACAGTAATCGTCAATCCATTCATCACCGACGTTGACAGCTGGTATTTTGCCTGTTGTAACAGACCCACAAAACCCCTGATCTACCAGACAAGGAGAGCTCCACGTTTCATCACCCTGGGTGGAACTGGCTCTGTCTCTGATGACTGGTTCAATTCCGGCGTGATCAAGATGGGCGTTGATGCTCGTTTCAACATCGGCTATGGTAACTGGCGCTACTGCATAGCTTGCGTCCCGACCTCATAA
- a CDS encoding polysaccharide deacetylase family protein codes for MTGTHAGPIPAAQMDDVFSTVRNSNLSASHKITRSATIVIAGADCSAKSKIQADYVCDGVDDQEEIIAAIEALPATGTRTVKLMGSFVKSSFDPITVPSNTNIELDGSITLDVVADGAVMFAATDATGISITGGRLDGNATNQSPGYRTVILLTNVSNSRIDTYMTNVSVAADNAPATINGAYVKQVGRCYGNTIVNRKFPNILNVVPAYSPMNQNSEQLLLSNCDTGWQLGSNASYSTVEGTYLTNGKSLKMAYNSARSEFQFPEAVDFRRCILHVLVKFDEVPTGSTTLKATFMTDSITNRTGDEMRLTNNAIAGRWMHLTFHPGQPSAWYDTSGAFNEARVNRLGLQFLSTNGNAYVDRVWYTHNSMPIISFSFDDCWKEAWDTYGAVLRKYGLSGVWGFNPGMSIPSNFMSLADLRDAHDCGHEIINHTWNHRALSYNSAASCEDQAFAGQDFLVSNGFTDGARFLLLCYTGQMSTEGFDALRNHMYFPSTIQRINPIPELPYPYLFRYAPASVAAWQTAVDEVIKRGGWLIYYTHTPSMAGSPTVEDFELMVQYVVSKKLRVATFSEVIDVYSRVPVDYSKRFGSAKITAGQTSVNVTHGMPREPANVILSPTTSTAGKQYHVSAKTSTMFTISIDSTAGADISFDWLATL; via the coding sequence ATGACAGGAACTCACGCTGGACCAATCCCGGCTGCACAAATGGATGATGTGTTTTCAACAGTTCGCAATTCAAATCTATCAGCATCTCATAAAATAACTCGCTCTGCTACTATTGTTATAGCTGGAGCAGATTGTTCTGCGAAGTCGAAGATTCAGGCAGATTATGTTTGTGATGGAGTAGATGACCAGGAAGAAATTATCGCTGCGATAGAAGCATTGCCAGCCACGGGCACTCGCACGGTAAAATTGATGGGGTCATTTGTAAAATCATCATTTGATCCAATCACAGTTCCATCAAATACTAACATCGAACTTGACGGAAGTATAACGTTAGATGTTGTTGCTGATGGTGCAGTAATGTTTGCTGCAACAGATGCAACCGGTATATCAATAACAGGCGGGAGACTCGACGGTAACGCAACAAACCAGTCTCCAGGATACAGGACCGTTATACTGTTAACAAATGTATCGAACTCCCGTATTGACACGTATATGACAAACGTGTCCGTGGCAGCTGACAATGCACCCGCCACAATAAACGGGGCGTATGTAAAACAGGTTGGTCGGTGTTATGGAAACACAATTGTAAACCGCAAGTTCCCGAACATACTCAATGTGGTACCAGCATATTCTCCGATGAATCAGAATTCTGAGCAGTTACTGCTATCAAACTGTGATACTGGCTGGCAGCTCGGCTCAAATGCATCATACTCGACTGTTGAGGGGACATATCTTACAAATGGAAAGTCTCTCAAAATGGCGTACAATAGCGCCAGATCAGAGTTTCAATTCCCTGAAGCAGTGGATTTCAGACGGTGTATACTTCACGTACTTGTAAAGTTCGATGAAGTACCAACCGGCAGTACCACCCTGAAAGCAACTTTCATGACTGACTCAATCACTAATAGGACTGGAGATGAAATGCGGCTGACCAATAACGCAATCGCCGGTAGATGGATGCATCTTACGTTCCATCCAGGTCAGCCGTCTGCCTGGTATGACACTTCAGGCGCTTTCAATGAAGCAAGAGTAAATAGGCTCGGATTGCAGTTTCTGTCCACGAACGGGAACGCATACGTTGACAGGGTGTGGTACACACATAATTCGATGCCCATTATTAGCTTCTCGTTCGATGACTGCTGGAAAGAAGCATGGGACACCTACGGGGCAGTGCTCAGAAAGTACGGCCTGTCAGGTGTGTGGGGCTTCAATCCTGGGATGTCAATCCCTTCAAACTTCATGTCTTTAGCTGACCTGAGAGATGCACACGACTGTGGTCATGAGATCATAAATCACACATGGAACCACCGCGCTCTGTCCTATAACTCAGCGGCCTCGTGCGAAGATCAGGCGTTTGCAGGACAGGACTTCCTTGTCTCAAACGGATTCACTGACGGGGCTAGATTCCTACTTTTATGCTATACGGGTCAGATGAGCACAGAAGGGTTCGATGCTCTCAGGAATCATATGTATTTCCCATCTACTATCCAGCGGATAAACCCAATTCCGGAATTACCATATCCGTACCTCTTCAGATACGCACCCGCCTCCGTTGCGGCGTGGCAGACAGCCGTTGATGAAGTGATAAAACGCGGCGGTTGGCTCATTTATTACACGCATACACCGTCGATGGCTGGCTCACCGACCGTAGAGGATTTCGAATTGATGGTTCAGTACGTGGTTTCAAAGAAGCTACGTGTTGCAACATTCTCTGAAGTAATTGACGTGTACAGCAGAGTACCTGTAGACTACAGCAAGCGATTCGGGTCAGCAAAAATCACAGCCGGTCAGACAAGCGTAAACGTGACACATGGTATGCCAAGAGAACCAGCAAATGTCATACTGTCACCAACTACATCGACTGCCGGGAAGCAATACCACGTCTCGGCAAAAACCAGCACGATGTTCACGATATCAATCGACAGCACAGCAGGCGCTGACATATCATTCGACTGGCTGGCGACACTTTAA